CCATAATTAAATGCGGTGATATAAGCAATAAACATAATAACTGTGGCTGTTTTTAATATGGATTTACTGTGCATACCGTCCTCCTTTTATCGGAGTTATTTCAGGAAAGAATATATCATATTTTATGCATATTAGTGAATTTTGTCAAGGGAATATATTGTTTTCGGGCAAGATTGCTTATCCCTTACTCTTAAGGAGGCTTCGCTTAGGCTACAGATTTTCCGGGCATAGTTTAGCCACATAAGAATCTGCGGCTACCCTTACAATATTTTGGTGCCGTTGATGACCAGTTTGAACTCGCATCCCAACAGCTTAGCCGCTTTTTGGCAGACCACCATCCGGGTCAGGAATATCTCGAAGTATTCCATCACCTTGGATATGCGGTTGTCAATGGACAGTTCCAGGGTTATGGTCTTGTCCTTGGGATTGACCTGAATACGCGATTTCTTGACGGCGTAGTTGACCCGGTCGTGGATGTCAAAGTCTATCTCCTTGGCGGAACGGACTCGCGAGGAATGAACGTCAGCCTTGTCGGCTATGACCACCGCAGCCGAGATGGGGTTGACCGGCTCGCCACGCTCTTCGTCGTGGTTGCCGATGGCGCTGATTATCCGAGCGATGTCCTCATAATCAACCCTGAGGTCTTTGAGTATGTGATAGGCCAGGAAGGCACTGGATATGCCATGGTCGTTGCGGTTGATAGTGTTGCCGATGTCATGCAGGTATCCGGCGATAGCGCCGATGGTCTGGTCTTTGTCATCGTAGCCCAGCTTGGACAGGATGTTCTGGGTCATTCCGGCCACCAGTTTGGCGTGCCGCACGCCGTGCTCGGTATATCCCATAGTGGCCAGATTGGCGTCGGCCATGGCCATAAAAGCTTTGGCCTGCTCGTTGTTCTTGACCTGTTCTAATGTTATCATGCAAACTCCTTATAAGTAAGCGGATTCAGCCGATAGTGTGGCAGTTTGAACGTAGTGAATTACTGCCAACTATACTGGGCTGTAACTCGCTTTGCTCTAACAGCCCAAGTATTAAACTGATAATTACTTTACTAAAATTTAGGCATAAGCCAAGAAATATTGACAAATCATCAACAGCTTATAAACTCATTGACTCTTTAGACTATTTAGACTCTTAGACTTTTAGACTATTATGTCAAGACTGTATTTTACAATTTTTCTGCTGACGGCCCTGAGCGTTTTTTTCGGGATGCATTATTACATCTACCGCCATACGGCTAACGGTTTGATGTTCGGCCCGGGCGGGCGGGCGGCGCTCAAGCTGGTCATGCTAATGGGCGGGCTGGCTTTTATAACCGGAGAGATGTTCAGCCGCCAGGCTACCACGCCGCTGTTCAAACCGATTTATGTAGCCGGCGTAATCTGGCTGGGCATCATCGCCATGGGCGTGGTGGTTTTCTTTGCCGTAGATATAGTCCGAATAGCCACCCGCACCGAGCAGTTCCGGTTCTGGCTAACAGCCGGAGCGCTGGGACTGCTGGGATTGATGTCTCTTTATTCAGTCTATAACGTGTCCCGCGGGCCGAGGATCAAGACCATTACCATAAAAAGTCCTAAACTGCCTAAGGCGCTTTCGGGATTTTCCATCGTCCAGCTTTCTGACCTGCACCTTAATTACCAGAAATCGGAACGCTGGCTGGACCGGATAATAGATAAAGCGAATACTTTGAATCCGGATGTGGTAGTCATAACCGGCGACCTGGCTGATGCCGATATCTCAAGTGACGGCAGGTTCTATCAGGCGCTCCGGAAGCTCAAGCCTAAATACGGCGTCTATGCCATCACCGGGAACCATGATTTCTATAACGGGATTACCAGCTTTGAACGGCTGACCCGGGAGCTTAATATCAAAACGCTCCGGAACGAACACGTGACCATTGCCGGAGCCATTGAACTGGCCGGTGTTGACGATGATACGGCCAAAGGGTTCGGCTCGGCCGGAACAGACCCGGTTAAAGAGATGAAGAGCGACACTATCTCTAACGGGGCTGACCTTGATACAGCGCTTAGATTACCAGTCGGGGTGGACCACGACCGGTTTATCATCCTGCTGGCGCACCAGCCGACCGGAATCTTTGACCAGGCGGCCAAACGCGGTGTAGACTTGCAGTTATCGGGACATACCCACTGGGGACAGATTCCGCCCATGGATTTCCTTATCAAGCTCCGTTATAAATACGCCTACGGGCTTTACAAAAATGGCTCGGCAACGCTCTATACCACGTCCGGTACCGACGTCTGGGGACCGCCAATGCGGTTATTTTCCAGGACTGAGATAGTTAATGTAATCCT
This Candidatus Brocadiia bacterium DNA region includes the following protein-coding sequences:
- a CDS encoding HD domain-containing protein; amino-acid sequence: MITLEQVKNNEQAKAFMAMADANLATMGYTEHGVRHAKLVAGMTQNILSKLGYDDKDQTIGAIAGYLHDIGNTINRNDHGISSAFLAYHILKDLRVDYEDIARIISAIGNHDEERGEPVNPISAAVVIADKADVHSSRVRSAKEIDFDIHDRVNYAVKKSRIQVNPKDKTITLELSIDNRISKVMEYFEIFLTRMVVCQKAAKLLGCEFKLVINGTKIL
- a CDS encoding metallophosphoesterase; protein product: MSRLYFTIFLLTALSVFFGMHYYIYRHTANGLMFGPGGRAALKLVMLMGGLAFITGEMFSRQATTPLFKPIYVAGVIWLGIIAMGVVVFFAVDIVRIATRTEQFRFWLTAGALGLLGLMSLYSVYNVSRGPRIKTITIKSPKLPKALSGFSIVQLSDLHLNYQKSERWLDRIIDKANTLNPDVVVITGDLADADISSDGRFYQALRKLKPKYGVYAITGNHDFYNGITSFERLTRELNIKTLRNEHVTIAGAIELAGVDDDTAKGFGSAGTDPVKEMKSDTISNGADLDTALRLPVGVDHDRFIILLAHQPTGIFDQAAKRGVDLQLSGHTHWGQIPPMDFLIKLRYKYAYGLYKNGSATLYTTSGTDVWGPPMRLFSRTEIVNVILTSN